The following coding sequences lie in one Chelmon rostratus isolate fCheRos1 chromosome 2, fCheRos1.pri, whole genome shotgun sequence genomic window:
- the hrh1 gene encoding histamine H1 receptor has protein sequence MMESGLSLSTDPPHLSSYINNSNNSWSSVLIDGDSLRSNNTLTLHDRLHNALLGVSLGLLSLLTVMMNLLVLYAVKKEKSLHTVGNLYIVSLSVADLIVGTTVMPLNLVYLLEDEWKLGRAVCQFWLIMDYVASTASIFSLFILCLDRYRSVRQPLKYMKYRTRGKASVMISGAWLLSIMWIIPILGWRSFTHVDLKPEEENKCDTDFRFVTWFKVITAVFNFYVPSILMLWFYTHIYLAVRQHLRDRERIIHPTDSFGENQNGQNVQTPARSDSKSPKRECEVPLKLSKKQRLLDQNTLDQAYSLEDADKTKTASSRSHRKIGVKCQQTSFLAITTKRLRMAQKVKRCSLSPEEKQSTVETSLSRPTVPQEVVCSEGNNENKLQASLNECHLTVPNSVSGVCDISQVSDMQRYTSVLYNNYDASRAPPWTEEGVEDAKLDPANSATLRKTWQRFIDQSRQRIQSLRIHKEHKAAKQLGFIIAAFMLCWIPYFIVFMVTAFCRECVHHDLHMFTIWLGYINSTLNPFIYPLCNGNFKRVFKNILKIRL, from the coding sequence ATGATGGAATCTGGTCTGTCTCTTTCCACAGACCCTCCTCACCTCAGCAGCTACatcaataacagcaacaacagctggaGCAGCGTTCTAATCGATGGTGACTCGCTGAGGAGCAACAACACCCTGACCCTCCATGACCGCCTCCACAATGCCCTGCTGGGGGTCTCTCTGGGACTCCTTTCCCTCCTCACGGTCATGATGAACCTGCTCGTTCTCTACGCCgtgaagaaagagaagagcCTCCACACCGTCGGGAACCTCTACATcgtcagcctgtctgtggcaGATCTCATCGTGGGGACGACAGTTATGCCGCTGAACCTGGTGTATTTGTTGGAGGACGAATGGAAGCTGGGGCGGGCTGTCTGCCAGTTTTGGCTCATCATGGACTACGTGGCGAGCACAGCCTCGATTTTTAGCCTGTTCATCCTGTGCTTGGATCGGTACCGCTCTGTCAGACAGCCGCTTAAGTACATGAAATATCGAACGCGGGGAAAAGCCAGCGTGATGATTTCCGGAGCCTGGCTGCTGTCGATAATGTGGATTATTCCAATTTTAGGATGGAGGTCTTTCACTCATGTGGACCTCAAAcctgaggaggagaacaaatGTGACACAGATTTCCGCTTTGTCACATGGTTTAAGGTTATCACTGCCGTCTTCAACTTCTATGTACCCTCAATTTTGATGCTGTGGTTTTACACGCACATCTACTTGGCAGTGAGGCAACATctcagggacagagagagaatcattcatccgactgattcgtTCGGCGAAAATCAGAATGGACAAAATGTTCAAACACCTGCGAGAAGTGACTCCAAATCACCCAAGAGGGAATGTGAGGTTCCACTGAAACTTTCTAAAAAACAACGCCTGCTGGACCAGAACACTCTAGATCAGGCATATTCCCTCGAGGATGctgacaaaactaaaactgcCTCGTCCAGATCTCATAGAAAAATCGGCGTGAAGTGCCAGCAGACTTCATTTCTCGCCATCACAACGAAACGACTCAGAATGGCACAAAAGGTCAAACGGTGCTCCTTGTCTCCAGAGGAGAAGCAGTCGACCGTTGAGACTTCTCTGAGTCGACCCACGGTGCCGCAGGAGGTCGTGTGCTCAGAGGGGAATAACGAGAACAAACTTCAGGCGTCTTTAAATGAATGTCACCTCACAGTGCCGAACTCAGTGAGCGGCGTCTGTGACATCAGTCAGGTGTCAGACATGCAGAGATACACCTCTGTGCTCTACAACAACTACGACGCCAGTCGCGCTCCACCCTGGACTGAGGAAGGGGTCGAAGATGCCAAATTGGACCCGGCTAATTCAGCGACCCTGAGAAAGACGTGGCAAAGGTTTATTGACCAATCACGCCAGCGTATCCAAAGCCTGAGGATCCACAAAGAGCACAAGGCTGCCAAGCAGCTGGGCTTCATAATCGCGGCGTTCATGTTGTGCTGGATACCGTACTTCATAGTTTTCATGGTCACGGCGTTCTGCAGAGAGTGCGTGCACCATGACCTCCACATGTTTACCATATGGCTAGGTTACATCAACTCCACTCTCAACCCTTTTATATACCCGCTCTGCAACGGGAACTTTAAACGAGTCTTCAAAAACATTCTGAAGATTCGTTTATGA